A stretch of Onychomys torridus chromosome 2, mOncTor1.1, whole genome shotgun sequence DNA encodes these proteins:
- the LOC118577475 gene encoding translation initiation factor IF-2-like, with amino-acid sequence MRARPVQGKPAGPHLPDQEVAARPPARLRAPRRPPQALPRTRAAGLTVLAPGPRPPARARAPPSARGRGAPGREPTRGESRSPTAAGRSAAVSGLSAATPRRKPSQVLRRMEPQGLYDNGNQKIDWQTASTSKTCSSSLFFSRTSIPF; translated from the exons ATGCGGGCGCGCCCCGTCCAGGGCAAGCCCGCCGGTCCGCACCTGCCCGACCAGGAGGTCGCcgctcgcccgcccgcccgcctgcgCGCGCCGCGCCGACCGCCCCAGGCGCTGCCCCGGACGCGCGCCGCCGGTTTAACGGTCCTGGCCCCGGggccccgcccgcccgcccgggcCCGCGCCCCGCCCTCTGCCCGCGGCCGCGGCGCCCCAGGCCGCGAGCCGACTCGCGGCGAGAGCCGTTCCCCGACGGCAGCCGGGCGCTCGGCCGCCGTGTCTGGGCTGAGCGCCGCGACGCCGCGCCGGAAACCCTCCCAGGTCTTGAGGCG TATGGAACCTCAAGGTCTTTATGACAATGGAAACCAAAAAATTGATTGGCAAACCGCTTCAACCAGCAAGACCTGTTCGTCATCTCTCTTCTTCTCCAG